The Hyalangium minutum genomic interval CGTGGAAATGTTCCTCGCCGAGGCCAAGCTCGTCGCCCAGCTCAACCATCCGCACATCGTCCAGATCTTTGATTTCGGAGAAGCCGAAGGCGCGTACTTCGTTGCAATGGAGTACATCGATGGTCCCAACCTGCGCACCCTTCTGAAGCACGCTCGCACGCGACAACCTCACCTGCGTCCCACGCTCTGCGCGAAGATGATCGCCGCAGCATGCGAGGGACTGGCTTATGCCCATGACTTCCATGATCCGGTGACGCGGCGCCCTCTGAACCTCATCCACCGCGACATCAGCCCCGACAACATCCTCCTGTCGCGCCAAGGCGCGCTCAAAGTGGCTGACTTCGGCATCGCCAAGGCCACCGGCCATGGGCCCATGACCCAGGAGGGAGTCCTCAAGGGCAAGCTGCCCTACATGTCGCCTGAGCATCTGCGGGGAAAAAGGCTCGATCGCAGAGCCGATGTTTACGCACTCGGGCTCGTGCTTTACGAACTCCTGACCTGTCGTAAGCCCTTTGATGTGACGACGGAGGCAGGTCTCCTGAGGGCAATCATTGAAGACCCCTTCATTCCCGCGGAGGAGAGACGGCCAGATCTCCCAGAGCACCTCCAGCAGATCCTAGATCGAGCCCTCGCGAAAGACCGAGATGAGCGCTACCCGGACTGCCTCTCATTTCAAGCAGACCTTGAGCGTTTCGCTGCCTCTGAAGGGGAGACTCTGGGATCACTCCATATCGCCCGCCTCATCACACATCTGGAAGCCGATACGGCTCAACCCCTGCCGACGCCCCCTCCTTCCTTCCCTACGACCCGAGACTTCAGGTCCATGGAGGATCCCCTCACGCTGCCACGAGATCCAACGGTCTCGAGCAGACCTCATGCGCGCGCTCCAGGTTCGCTCCCGCAATCCACAGGAGTGCTCGATGAGGCAACCTCGTTTGAGCAGAAGATGCGCTCACGCGGGCGAATCCAGGTGGCAGCATCCATCCTGGCCGTCTTGCTCTTCGCGGGTGGCGGTGGCTACCTGCTGTCGCACGGTAGAGGCGCTGTCCCTCCTCGGCCAGCAACTGCCTCCGATGCGGGCCCTGACCTCGCAGATGCCGGGATTGCCCACGCAGAAGCCAAGCATGAACCTGCCCCCACTCAGCCCTTGGCTCCTCCAGTTCTACAAGATGCTGCGGATGCAGGGGCCGCTGCGACGCCCCCAGTGCTGATACTGGATGCAGGGCCTGCGCCCTTTTCCCCTCCAAAACCTGCCGCTCCTCGCCCCAAGTCCCCCTTACTCACCCAGCAACCCACAGGTAAAACTGTCGCAGGCACCGGCTTCGTTGAGTTCCGCGTCGTCCCCTACGCGACTGTCTTGCTGGATGGACAAGAACTCGGGACCACGCCGTTCGATCGGGTCGAGGTCTCCGCAGGCCGCCATACTGTCCGTCTTGTCAACCAAACGTTCCCCAAGACCGAGACGCGCACCATCTACGTGAGACCAGGAGAGCAGGTTGTCGTTAAGCACAACTTCGAGACGCAGTGACCGCCAGTGAAGAGAGCACGCTCCCCTTGAATGAGTGTGGCGGGTCCCGCGTCGTACGGTACCGTACCCACGACCCTTTCCTCTTCACCTGATCCGCCTCTGGGACTCTCTCCATGACCCGACCGTCTCGTGTTCTCGTAGCCTGTCTCGCGCTGTTCGCCTCGACCTCCGCGCTCGCCGTGGAGCTCAACTACAAGTGGAAGAAGGGCGACACCCACCGCTTCAGCTACGAGGACGACACCACATTCGAGATGGCCGGAGCCGCCGGGATGCCCGGCATGGCCGGCATGCCTGGGATGGCCGGCATGGGCGCCGGCATGAAGATGAAGCTCATCTCCACCTTCACCGAGAAGGTGCTCAAGGTCCGGCCCGATGGCTCCGCGGACATCGAGCTCACCGTCAACAAGCTCGACTTCTACCAGGGCGGCTCCAAGGTCGCCTCCATCGCCAACATCCCGCCCGCCGCCCGTGTCGTGAAGGCCGAGGTCGATCGCAAGGGCCGTGCGAAGTTCTATCGGATGGTCACTGTCTACATGCGCGACAACCAGATGTACCTCGGTGTCCACAATGCGCACGCCGGTCCAAACGGCGCCTCGATGTCCGCATCCGACGGCAATCAGCAGGTGGATGTGGTCGCCTCCGTCGACCCGAAGACGGGCAAGCTCACCGCCTCCATGAAGGTCACCGAGCGCCCCCCCGCGCTCAAGAAGGTATCCATTAAGGAGGAGGACCCCGGCGTTGACGTCCTCCCGAAGCAGATCTTCGAGATGATGGTGCTCCCCGAGGGCAGCATGGAGCCCGGCCAGCGCATCGACGTGGCCATGCCCTTGGGCACTCTGAACGTGGAGATGGCCGCGCTCAAGGGAACCGTCGCCGAGCTGCGCACCCAGATGAACAGCAGCGCCGCCGTGGCCAGTCCGGCCGAGTCCTCCGCCCCGGGCCGCGGCAAGGGCCGCAAGAACGCTGCCTCTCCCCCGCCGTCCAATGATGAGGATCAGTCGCTGGGCGGCGCGGACGTCGAGGACGACGGCTCGCACACGGCCGAGCCCACCATGGGCGGCATGAACATGGGTGGCATGAACATGGGTGGCATGAACATGGGCGGCATGAACATGGGTGGCATGAACATGGGCGGAGCCCCCGGTGGCGCGTCCCCGTCCGAGGGCGGCATGGCGGCCGGCATGAAGATGGACGTGGATGTCACCGCCGGGTTCGACGTCGCCGCGGGCAGGCTGCTGTCCCTCACTGGCACCCTGTCCTCCGACATGGGCATGGGCGGCATGGAGGGGATGGGCGGCAGCAAGGTGAACTCGCGCGTCACCCTCAAGCGCATTCCCTGAGCCACCCCTCTGTCACGCGGCCAGCGGACCTACGAACCGCAGCCGAGGCCCCTCGCGTGATTTTTTCCGGGGATTTCCCGCCTCCAGATCCCGCCTGGACGCCGTGTGTGCTACGCCGGGGGAGTGGCACGCATCCTCATTGACTTGCGCATGGTCCGCGGCCGGCTGCACGGGATCGCCCGCTATGCCCTGGAGCTGGCGCGACGGCTGCCCGCGCTCGCGCCGGACCTGGACTTCCACGGGCTCACGGCGCCTGAAGGCCTGCCCACCGGGTTGGGGGCCCTGACGCCCGCCATTCCCCTGCACCGCGCCCGCGCCAGCTTCCTCGCCCCCGTGTGGGAGCAACCGGCCCTGCTCGCGGATCTCGTGGAGCTCTCGCCGGATCTCTTCCACGCCACCTCGTTCTCGCTGCCTGGGCTGTGGACGGGGAAGCTCGTGGCCACGCTCCACGATGCCAACCACCTGGCGCTGCCGGAGAACTACAGCCCCGTCCACACGCTCTATTACCGGATCATCGTCGGCCCTCGCGCCCGCCGCGCCGCCGCGCTGCTCACCGTGTCCGAGTTCTCCCGCGAGGAGCTGGCCCGATACCTCCACCTGAACCCCTACCGGTTCCAGGTCATCGCTGCCGGCGTGGACTCGGGCTTCCAGCCACCCACTCCCGTCCAGGCCCGGGACTTCCGCCAGCGGCACCACCTGCCGGAGCGCTACCTCGCAGCGGTGGGCAACACGAAGGCCCACAAGAACCTCGGGCTGCTGGCGAAGCTCGCGCCGCAGTTGCCCGTTCCCATCGTGCTGCTCGCGGGCAAGGGGGCTGCCCAGGAGCTCGGATTCCCCGACACCACCGTGGAGCTGGCGGAACTGCCCGAGGAGGAGATGCCCCTCTTCTATGGCGCTGCGCACGCGTTGCTGCTGCCCTCCCGCTACGAGGGCTTCGGCCTGCCCGTGCTGGAGGCCATGGCGGCGGGCTGTCCCGTCCTCTCCTCGAATGTCTCGGCGCTCCCCGAGGTGACCGGCGAGGCGGCGCTGCTGCTGCCTCCGGAGGACGTGCAGGCGTGGACCGATGCAACCCTGCGCCTGCTGCGGGACGACCGGCTGCACCGGACTCTGGTCGAGAAGGGCCTCGAGCGAGCCGAGCGCTACACCTGGGACGCCTGCGCCACGCGCACCCTCGCCGTCTACCGGCGGGTCCTCGAGAAGTCCTCCTCGGGCCGGTGACGACGATGCCGTCTTCACCCCCGAGCTCCCCGTCGAATCCCCTCACGGCCACCTGCGTGAAGGCGCACGAGGTAGAGCTCTTCCACCAGGGCCAGCTCCCAGCCGAGCGCCGGCAGCGGATCACTGAGCACCTCCCGGGCTGCCCGCGGTGCCAGGCCTTGCTGCCCGAGGTCTCCCAACAGGCCCAGGGTTCCGTCTCCGCGTCGCGCACGGTGGATGACCCGACCCAGCCTCAGCGCGTCCGGGTGCGGCCCGTGACCCAGAACCTGCCGCCTGCCCCGGCTCGCTCCGAGGCGCCCCCTGTGCACGGAGCCAACGCGCCACCCGAGCAACCCTCGGCACCGGCCTCGGCGGGCTTCGCCCCGGGCGTTCGCATCGGCCGCTACGTCGTCGATCGCGTGCTGGGCCAGGGAGGAATGGGCGCGGTCTACCTCGCGCACGATCCCGAGCTGGACCGCCGCGTGGCCATCAAGCTGTTGCACCCGGCCTTGTCGAACCCAGAGAACCGGGCACGCCTCCTGCGCGAGGCCCAAGCCATGGCGCGCGTGCACCATGCCCACGTGGTGACGGTGCACGACGTCGTCACCTGGGAAGACCAGCTCTTCGTCGCCATGGAGTACGTGGAGGGGGACACGCTCCGCGAGTGGATGCAAACCCGGCGCTCGCTTCATCAAATCCTGGAGCTGTTCCGCAAGGCCGGCGAGGGTCTGGGCGCCGCCCACGCCGCAGGTCTCATCCACCGCGACTTCAAGCCCGGCAACGTGCTCATCGGCGTGGACGGCTCGGTGCAGGTGTCGGACTTCGGGCTGGCGCGCTCGGCGAACGCGGCGGCCGAGCCTGAGCCCTCCGCCCCCGAGCCCGCTCCCGCCCCACCTGCGGCGCTGCTCCAGCAGGAGCTGACGGAGACGGGCCTGTTGATGGGCACGCTGGGCTACATGGCGCCCGAGCAGATGCTGCTCAAGCCCATCGACGCGCGAAGCGATCAGTTCAGCTTCTGCGTCACGCTCTACGAGGCCCTCTACGGCGTGCGTCCCTTCCAGGGCAAGGACGCGACCGCGCTGGTCCAGGTCATCTACAATCGGACCTTCCAGGCACAGCGGAGCCGGCTCCGCGTACCGGGCCACATCCGCGAGGTGGTGCTGCGAGGCCTGAGCCCGCTGCCCGAGGAACGCTTTCCCAGCATGGAGGCACTGCTGGCGGCGCTGCACCAGAAGCCGGAGGAAGATGAGTCCTCGCGGGTCCGGCTCCGGCGGCGGATGCTCCGAGGCGTGGCGCTGGGCATGCTGGCCACGGGGCTCGTGGCGGCGGTGGCCACCACCCAGGCATGGCGCAGCTTCGAGGAGCGAGCCCAAGGACTGCTGCTCACGTCCCGTCCAAAGCCGTGGAACCCGGACGTGTTCATCCTCGCGGTGGATCAGCCCACCCTCCGCCAGATGGGGTGGCCCATCTCCCGCTTCAAGCAGGCGCGCATGCTGGAGGCCCTGGAGCGCGCGG includes:
- a CDS encoding serine/threonine-protein kinase; the protein is MNIGRYEVIRKLATGGMAEVFLAKVAGPFGFEKTLVVKRILPHLADEPAFVEMFLAEAKLVAQLNHPHIVQIFDFGEAEGAYFVAMEYIDGPNLRTLLKHARTRQPHLRPTLCAKMIAAACEGLAYAHDFHDPVTRRPLNLIHRDISPDNILLSRQGALKVADFGIAKATGHGPMTQEGVLKGKLPYMSPEHLRGKRLDRRADVYALGLVLYELLTCRKPFDVTTEAGLLRAIIEDPFIPAEERRPDLPEHLQQILDRALAKDRDERYPDCLSFQADLERFAASEGETLGSLHIARLITHLEADTAQPLPTPPPSFPTTRDFRSMEDPLTLPRDPTVSSRPHARAPGSLPQSTGVLDEATSFEQKMRSRGRIQVAASILAVLLFAGGGGYLLSHGRGAVPPRPATASDAGPDLADAGIAHAEAKHEPAPTQPLAPPVLQDAADAGAAATPPVLILDAGPAPFSPPKPAAPRPKSPLLTQQPTGKTVAGTGFVEFRVVPYATVLLDGQELGTTPFDRVEVSAGRHTVRLVNQTFPKTETRTIYVRPGEQVVVKHNFETQ
- a CDS encoding glycosyltransferase family 4 protein; this translates as MVRGRLHGIARYALELARRLPALAPDLDFHGLTAPEGLPTGLGALTPAIPLHRARASFLAPVWEQPALLADLVELSPDLFHATSFSLPGLWTGKLVATLHDANHLALPENYSPVHTLYYRIIVGPRARRAAALLTVSEFSREELARYLHLNPYRFQVIAAGVDSGFQPPTPVQARDFRQRHHLPERYLAAVGNTKAHKNLGLLAKLAPQLPVPIVLLAGKGAAQELGFPDTTVELAELPEEEMPLFYGAAHALLLPSRYEGFGLPVLEAMAAGCPVLSSNVSALPEVTGEAALLLPPEDVQAWTDATLRLLRDDRLHRTLVEKGLERAERYTWDACATRTLAVYRRVLEKSSSGR